One Ricinus communis isolate WT05 ecotype wild-type chromosome 1, ASM1957865v1, whole genome shotgun sequence DNA window includes the following coding sequences:
- the LOC8287033 gene encoding protein PTST homolog 2, chloroplastic isoform X1 has translation MLSLTKVPTHFFVSPKNFSELNRLLNHSFIPFNIFEGNSRNKKQKLMSLRFVDVKESGSLFLELKKDFCWSNCSGFVRKCKKDWEAESDFALEAEILEFMKDSEKPEAFPCKKDLVDAGRMDLVEAILKQGGWLTSGWDLNDDNANEEDEVFCTDDLPSDLKRDKGFKNEVSQEMVLGNNQERSHEVSSYNGGSYAPAASWSGRSLETEAEDDSGIEGILSRLEKERNMNFGFGLSETGGSTHVQVKDFAHGLLAKSSRNMTLAGLERNSTPASSSPDNDKLSDPEDKLGNSRSQSHIDGFRHSLKPDAWRMWSTKRAGLSEMEFEADEFICHGTRTGGEMDALGDEILQKSEGATASSNGRKGNCCSERVKFNDIRSRLQQLESELSSVLSTLKSNSGKNASQRVQVGSSDDLAKLSDAWEFQETEIMKAQDRLRSIRAKLAVLEGKMALAIIESQKIVEEKQKRVDDAQRALQLLRTACIVWTSSASEVLLAGSFDGWNTKRKMQKSSGGIFSVCMKLYPGKYEIKFIVDGEWKVDPLRPIVRNDRYENNVLIIT, from the exons ATGCTTTCGCTTACTAAGGTCCCAACCCATTTCTTTGTTTCGCCTAAAAATTTCTCTGAATTGAACCGCCTTCTAAACCATTCCTTTATAccctttaatatttttgaaggtaattcaagaaacaagaaacaaaagcTTATGTCTTTGCGCTTTGTTGATGTTAAAGAAAGTGgttctttatttcttgaatTGAAAAAGGATTTTTGTTGGAGTAATTGTAGTGGGTTTGTTAGGAAGTGTAAAAAGGATTGGGAAGCTGAAAGTGATTTTGCACTGGAAGCTGAGATTTTGGAGTTTATGAAGGATTCTGAAAAACCTGAGGCCTTTCCATGCAAGAAAGATTTAGTTGATGCTGGAAGGATGGACCTTGTTGAGGCTATTCTGAAGCAAGGAGGCTGGCTTACTTCTGGTTGGGACTTGAATGATGATAATGCAAATGAGGAAGATGAGGTATTTTGTACTGATGATTTGCCTTCGGATTTGAAAAGAGATAAAGGATTCAAGAACGAAGTGAGTCAGGAAATGGTTTTAGGGAACAATCAAGAACGGAGTCATGAAGTTTCTTCCTATAACGGTGGTTCATATGCTCCAGCTGCTTCCTGGTCTGGTAGATCACT AGAAACAGAAGCTGAGGATGATTCTGGGATTGAAGGTATACTGAGTCGActagagaaagaaaggaacaTGAATTTTGGGTTTGGATTGAGTGAGACAGGAGGAAGCACTCATGTACAAGTTAAAGATTTTGCACATGGCTTGTTGGCTAAAAGCTCAAGGAATATG ACACTTGCTGGCCTAGAAAGAAACAGTACACCTGCATCATCAAGCCCCGACAATGACAAACTCAGTGATCCAGAGGACAAGCTTGGTAACAGCAGATCTCAATCACATATTGATGGTTTCAGACATTCGCTTAAACCAGATGCATGGAGAATGTGGAGCACTAAGAGGGCTGGGCTTTCAGAAATGGAGTTTGaag CTGATGAATTCATCTGTCACGGAACTAGAACAGGAGGTGAAATGGATGCTTTAGGAGATGAAATACTACAGAAAAGTGAGGGTGCTACTGCATCTTCAAATGGACGGAAAGGAAACTGTTGTAGTGAAAGGGTTAAGTTCAATGATATTCGAAGTCGCCTTCAGCAGTTGGAATCAGAACTTTCCTCTGTACTTAGCACTTTAAAATCTAACAGTGGCAAGAATGCATCCCAGCGA GTTCAGGTTGGCTCTTCTGATGATTTAGCAAAGCTCTCTGATGCTTGGGAGTTCCAAGAAACTGAGATCATGAAAGCACAGGATAGGCTACGGTCAATACGAGCAAAGTTAGCAGTATTAGAAGGGAAAATGGCACTCGCAATAAT TGAATCACAAAAGATAGTGGAGGAGAAACAGAAAAGGGTTGATGATGCTCAGAGAGCTTTACAACTTCTTCGTACTGCCTGCATAGTTTGGACTAGTTCAGCATCAGAGGTGCTCTTAGCTGGATCTTTTGATGGATGGAACACCAAG AGAAAGATGCAGAAGTCAAGCGGTGGTATTTTTTCTGTATGCATGAAATTGTATCCAGGAAAATACGAG ATCAAGTTTATTGTTGATGGTGAATGGAAGGTTGATCCTCTACGCCCCATTGTTCGCAACGATAGGTATGAGAATAATGTACTCATAATCACGTAA
- the LOC8287033 gene encoding protein PTST homolog 2, chloroplastic isoform X2 yields the protein MLSLTKVPTHFFVSPKNFSELNRLLNHSFIPFNIFEGNSRNKKQKLMSLRFVDVKESGSLFLELKKDFCWSNCSGFVRKCKKDWEAESDFALEAEILEFMKDSEKPEAFPCKKDLVDAGRMDLVEAILKQGGWLTSGWDLNDDNANEEDEVFCTDDLPSDLKRDKGFKNEVSQEMVLGNNQERSHEVSSYNGGSYAPAASWSGRSLETEAEDDSGIEGILSRLEKERNMNFGFGLSETGGSTHVQVKDFAHGLLAKSSRNMTLAGLERNSTPASSSPDNDKLSDPEDKLGNSRSQSHIDGFRHSLKPDAWRMWSTKRAGLSEMEFEADEFICHGTRTGGEMDALGDEILQKSEGATASSNGRKGNCCSERVKFNDIRSRLQQLESELSSVLSTLKSNSGKNASQRVGSSDDLAKLSDAWEFQETEIMKAQDRLRSIRAKLAVLEGKMALAIIESQKIVEEKQKRVDDAQRALQLLRTACIVWTSSASEVLLAGSFDGWNTKRKMQKSSGGIFSVCMKLYPGKYEIKFIVDGEWKVDPLRPIVRNDRYENNVLIIT from the exons ATGCTTTCGCTTACTAAGGTCCCAACCCATTTCTTTGTTTCGCCTAAAAATTTCTCTGAATTGAACCGCCTTCTAAACCATTCCTTTATAccctttaatatttttgaaggtaattcaagaaacaagaaacaaaagcTTATGTCTTTGCGCTTTGTTGATGTTAAAGAAAGTGgttctttatttcttgaatTGAAAAAGGATTTTTGTTGGAGTAATTGTAGTGGGTTTGTTAGGAAGTGTAAAAAGGATTGGGAAGCTGAAAGTGATTTTGCACTGGAAGCTGAGATTTTGGAGTTTATGAAGGATTCTGAAAAACCTGAGGCCTTTCCATGCAAGAAAGATTTAGTTGATGCTGGAAGGATGGACCTTGTTGAGGCTATTCTGAAGCAAGGAGGCTGGCTTACTTCTGGTTGGGACTTGAATGATGATAATGCAAATGAGGAAGATGAGGTATTTTGTACTGATGATTTGCCTTCGGATTTGAAAAGAGATAAAGGATTCAAGAACGAAGTGAGTCAGGAAATGGTTTTAGGGAACAATCAAGAACGGAGTCATGAAGTTTCTTCCTATAACGGTGGTTCATATGCTCCAGCTGCTTCCTGGTCTGGTAGATCACT AGAAACAGAAGCTGAGGATGATTCTGGGATTGAAGGTATACTGAGTCGActagagaaagaaaggaacaTGAATTTTGGGTTTGGATTGAGTGAGACAGGAGGAAGCACTCATGTACAAGTTAAAGATTTTGCACATGGCTTGTTGGCTAAAAGCTCAAGGAATATG ACACTTGCTGGCCTAGAAAGAAACAGTACACCTGCATCATCAAGCCCCGACAATGACAAACTCAGTGATCCAGAGGACAAGCTTGGTAACAGCAGATCTCAATCACATATTGATGGTTTCAGACATTCGCTTAAACCAGATGCATGGAGAATGTGGAGCACTAAGAGGGCTGGGCTTTCAGAAATGGAGTTTGaag CTGATGAATTCATCTGTCACGGAACTAGAACAGGAGGTGAAATGGATGCTTTAGGAGATGAAATACTACAGAAAAGTGAGGGTGCTACTGCATCTTCAAATGGACGGAAAGGAAACTGTTGTAGTGAAAGGGTTAAGTTCAATGATATTCGAAGTCGCCTTCAGCAGTTGGAATCAGAACTTTCCTCTGTACTTAGCACTTTAAAATCTAACAGTGGCAAGAATGCATCCCAGCGA GTTGGCTCTTCTGATGATTTAGCAAAGCTCTCTGATGCTTGGGAGTTCCAAGAAACTGAGATCATGAAAGCACAGGATAGGCTACGGTCAATACGAGCAAAGTTAGCAGTATTAGAAGGGAAAATGGCACTCGCAATAAT TGAATCACAAAAGATAGTGGAGGAGAAACAGAAAAGGGTTGATGATGCTCAGAGAGCTTTACAACTTCTTCGTACTGCCTGCATAGTTTGGACTAGTTCAGCATCAGAGGTGCTCTTAGCTGGATCTTTTGATGGATGGAACACCAAG AGAAAGATGCAGAAGTCAAGCGGTGGTATTTTTTCTGTATGCATGAAATTGTATCCAGGAAAATACGAG ATCAAGTTTATTGTTGATGGTGAATGGAAGGTTGATCCTCTACGCCCCATTGTTCGCAACGATAGGTATGAGAATAATGTACTCATAATCACGTAA
- the LOC8287033 gene encoding protein PTST homolog 2, chloroplastic isoform X3 → MLSLTKVPTHFFVSPKNFSELNRLLNHSFIPFNIFEGNSRNKKQKLMSLRFVDVKESGSLFLELKKDFCWSNCSGFVRKCKKDWEAESDFALEAEILEFMKDSEKPEAFPCKKDLVDAGRMDLVEAILKQGGWLTSGWDLNDDNANEEDEVFCTDDLPSDLKRDKGFKNEVSQEMVLGNNQERSHEVSSYNGGSYAPAASWSGRSLETEAEDDSGIEGILSRLEKERNMNFGFGLSETGGSTHVQVKDFAHGLLAKSSRNMTLAGLERNSTPASSSPDNDKLSDPEDKLGNSRSQSHIDGFRHSLKPDAWRMWSTKRAGLSEMEFEGGEMDALGDEILQKSEGATASSNGRKGNCCSERVKFNDIRSRLQQLESELSSVLSTLKSNSGKNASQRVQVGSSDDLAKLSDAWEFQETEIMKAQDRLRSIRAKLAVLEGKMALAIIESQKIVEEKQKRVDDAQRALQLLRTACIVWTSSASEVLLAGSFDGWNTKRKMQKSSGGIFSVCMKLYPGKYEIKFIVDGEWKVDPLRPIVRNDRYENNVLIIT, encoded by the exons ATGCTTTCGCTTACTAAGGTCCCAACCCATTTCTTTGTTTCGCCTAAAAATTTCTCTGAATTGAACCGCCTTCTAAACCATTCCTTTATAccctttaatatttttgaaggtaattcaagaaacaagaaacaaaagcTTATGTCTTTGCGCTTTGTTGATGTTAAAGAAAGTGgttctttatttcttgaatTGAAAAAGGATTTTTGTTGGAGTAATTGTAGTGGGTTTGTTAGGAAGTGTAAAAAGGATTGGGAAGCTGAAAGTGATTTTGCACTGGAAGCTGAGATTTTGGAGTTTATGAAGGATTCTGAAAAACCTGAGGCCTTTCCATGCAAGAAAGATTTAGTTGATGCTGGAAGGATGGACCTTGTTGAGGCTATTCTGAAGCAAGGAGGCTGGCTTACTTCTGGTTGGGACTTGAATGATGATAATGCAAATGAGGAAGATGAGGTATTTTGTACTGATGATTTGCCTTCGGATTTGAAAAGAGATAAAGGATTCAAGAACGAAGTGAGTCAGGAAATGGTTTTAGGGAACAATCAAGAACGGAGTCATGAAGTTTCTTCCTATAACGGTGGTTCATATGCTCCAGCTGCTTCCTGGTCTGGTAGATCACT AGAAACAGAAGCTGAGGATGATTCTGGGATTGAAGGTATACTGAGTCGActagagaaagaaaggaacaTGAATTTTGGGTTTGGATTGAGTGAGACAGGAGGAAGCACTCATGTACAAGTTAAAGATTTTGCACATGGCTTGTTGGCTAAAAGCTCAAGGAATATG ACACTTGCTGGCCTAGAAAGAAACAGTACACCTGCATCATCAAGCCCCGACAATGACAAACTCAGTGATCCAGAGGACAAGCTTGGTAACAGCAGATCTCAATCACATATTGATGGTTTCAGACATTCGCTTAAACCAGATGCATGGAGAATGTGGAGCACTAAGAGGGCTGGGCTTTCAGAAATGGAGTTTGaag GAGGTGAAATGGATGCTTTAGGAGATGAAATACTACAGAAAAGTGAGGGTGCTACTGCATCTTCAAATGGACGGAAAGGAAACTGTTGTAGTGAAAGGGTTAAGTTCAATGATATTCGAAGTCGCCTTCAGCAGTTGGAATCAGAACTTTCCTCTGTACTTAGCACTTTAAAATCTAACAGTGGCAAGAATGCATCCCAGCGA GTTCAGGTTGGCTCTTCTGATGATTTAGCAAAGCTCTCTGATGCTTGGGAGTTCCAAGAAACTGAGATCATGAAAGCACAGGATAGGCTACGGTCAATACGAGCAAAGTTAGCAGTATTAGAAGGGAAAATGGCACTCGCAATAAT TGAATCACAAAAGATAGTGGAGGAGAAACAGAAAAGGGTTGATGATGCTCAGAGAGCTTTACAACTTCTTCGTACTGCCTGCATAGTTTGGACTAGTTCAGCATCAGAGGTGCTCTTAGCTGGATCTTTTGATGGATGGAACACCAAG AGAAAGATGCAGAAGTCAAGCGGTGGTATTTTTTCTGTATGCATGAAATTGTATCCAGGAAAATACGAG ATCAAGTTTATTGTTGATGGTGAATGGAAGGTTGATCCTCTACGCCCCATTGTTCGCAACGATAGGTATGAGAATAATGTACTCATAATCACGTAA